A single window of Solanum dulcamara chromosome 5, daSolDulc1.2, whole genome shotgun sequence DNA harbors:
- the LOC129888385 gene encoding non-specific lipid-transfer protein 1-like produces MAFSQMQKVSAFCFLLCMVIISPHAEAAISCNTVYSKLMPCLSYLMGGSNKEGAPAGCCSGIQSLYTAASTTAERQGVCSCLKSGAASLGSSIDTNKAATLLSKCGVTVPYKISPNIDCSKIQ; encoded by the coding sequence ATGGCTTTCTCCCAAATGCAAAAAGTATCAGCATTTTGTTTCCTACTATGTATGGTGATCATTTCACCCCATGCAGAAGCTGCAATATCATGCAACACAGTGTACTCAAAGCTAATGCCCTGCCTCAGCTACCTCATGGGAGGCAGCAACAAGGAAGGGGCGCCAGCAGGCTGCTGTAGCGGGATTCAGTCCCTCTACACAGCAGCCAGCACCACCGCGGAACGACAGGGGGTATGTTCCTGCCTGAAATCAGGGGCAGCAAGTCTTGGCAGCAGTATTGATACTAACAAGGCTGCTACACTTCTTAGCAAATGTGGTGTCACTGTTCCTTACAAGATTAGCCCCAACATTGACTGCTCTAAAATCCAgtaa